The following DNA comes from Thunnus thynnus chromosome 3, fThuThy2.1, whole genome shotgun sequence.
gccctaaccctgacgccctaaccctaacaccctaaccctgacgccctaaccctaacaccctaactctaacaccctaaccctaacaccctaaccctgacgccctaaccctaacaccctaactctaacaccctaaccctaacaccctaaccctgacgccctaaccctaacaccctaaccctgacgccctaaccctaacaccctaactctaacaccctaaccccctaaccttgacgccctaaccctaacaccctaaccctgacgccctaaccctgacgccctaaccctaacaccctaactctaacaccctaaccctaacaccctaactctaacaccctaaccctaacaccctaaccctgacACCCTAACCCTGACACCCTaaccctgacgccctaaccctaacgccctaaccctaacaccctaactctaacaccctaaccctgacgccctaaccctaacaccctaaccctgacACCCTaaccctgacgccctaaccctaacgccctaaccctaacaccctaactctaacaccctaaccctgacgccctaaccctaacaccctaaccctgacACCCTaaccctgacgccctaaccctgacgccctaactctaacaccctaaccctaacaccctaaccctaacgccctaaccctgacgccctaaccctaacaacCTAACCCTAACAACCTAActctaacaccctaaccctaacaccctaaccctgacgccctaaccctaacaacCTAActctaacaccctaaccctaacaccctaaccctaacaccctaaccctaacaccctaaccctaaacatatgtgcatatattggtatcggcaatcggccacaatgagttggaaatatcggcatattggatatcggcaaaaaatccaatatcgtgcatccctactttTTCCTTCCGTGGTATTGACAGAGGTATCGGGTATATTTTTACTATTAATACTAGTATTGTATCAAAGTTTAAAATTATAGTATTGTGACGACGTCAGAGAATAACGATGTCTGTTTATGACGTTGCTTCTCTTGACCTGGAACTCGCCATCTATGTTGACAAGTCCGTCGCTCCCAGTTGGCTAATTTAGatattgagatctgatcacgACGTGTGTGAGTCAACATAACAAAAGGGCTCATTAGTAGCAGCTGTAAATATAAAAGGCTCACGGATCGGACGTCATTATCCAGATAAAGATCACATGTTAACACCTGGTTTAAACGGAGCCTGAGTCTTGTCATCAGAACAGCTGCTCACACTCTGCTCGTGTTTTATGCACCTGTTGCTTTTCCTACTGCAGGTGTAGACAGGAAGTAATAATAACACAATCATCAGTATGTTTCTAAGATGCATCAACATCTTCTGGTTGTGTAACAAACCCAAAGCTGCTGGTTGGACTTTAACGTCTTGTTATTCATTTGGTCTCCATCATTGTTGCTGAGTGTTTTCcatatattacatacatattcaGCAGACGCTCCTCTATgagacacatttttcagtgaggATGTGATGAACAGGTGACACTGGAGGAGCTGAAGCTTACCGCACAGAACTCCTCGAAGGATATCCTGCCGTCGCCGTCTTTGTCGGCGTTGATGATGGTTTTGTCGACGATCTGCTGCAGCTGGGTATCCTTCAGGTTGTTTCCCACCATCATCTTCAGGACCTGGAAGAGTTCCCCGTTGGATATGTAGCCGTCTTTGTCCATGTCGTAGATCCTGAAGGCAACTGAGGTCCAAAAAGAGAGCAACAAGGAGGAAGATGTGAGTGTTCGTCAGGTTTCACCAATAATAAAGTTACAAATGGCAACAAAATGAATGTTAATCTGGCAAAATATGCAGCAACGTGTGATACAACTGCGTTTCTTGTTACAGCTAATTTGCACCTGTAATCCTGACAAAACTCAGGATTTAAAAGCAGATAGAAATCAAACTACAGCCTGTAGAAACATATTTCATGAATACATGTCAGAGTccattttaatcatgtttttggTAGGATGAACGTGTGAGTTTTCTGAAAAATCCTCATTTTGTTTCAATCTCAGCAATTAAACTTTCAAACCTAAATAATTCATTACAGCGGTTCAAACTTTTTTAAACTGTGGCACCTTCAAAGGAAATCTTTGTCATGGCACCCCGAGCCACCCGACCCCAAAATAATTTGTACACAGAAGTTTATAGCAATTgcatgttatattatattatgcctatattgtattatattgggCTATATATCAATATTAAGTTATATAAAATTGTCTCAATCTCAGAATAAAAGCAAACAGAAGCAGATTTACAGATACATAATTTTGCTAAAAATAAGCTATCATTACAattgaataaattaaataaaaaaggttttgggTGTTTTATTGGGACACGTGTTGATGTGACGAGAGACCATCAGCAGGTCTGACTGACTTTCATGTTTATCAAATATCAGATCGTCTCGTGATCAAAGACCATCAGAGATCTTCGCCTGCTGAAGTCTGTCGATTTCTAAACGGTTGAACAGCCGCTAACAAACCTACGACCCTTAAACCTTACAGCTCTGatgttcacttttttctgacCGCTGAGATCCTGCAAAACCCCCCGAGCTGGAAAGCGCgttgtgttactatgacaaccgACAACAGTGAGTTGTCATGTCAGCTGTGACAACCTGCATATAGACGGAGTTTAATATGGTGGTTTTGATATTTATCgcttgttcattcattttttgataTGTTTGAAACATAAACTGTAATTAATGTAAATGTCGTAGATCTTTTTCAATGTGGTGAAAGgttattaaaaatacacaacgGATGGAACAATATGATTAATCCTCAGGTGACTCCACTGTAGGAAACACTGATctattatatataaaacactgaCGTCACTCTTTCTAAACTCAGAAGTCAGTGCAGCCTCATACTGTGATGTTGGTATGTATTATAGTATACCGCAGAATTTATAGACATTAACAGAAGAAAaccatgtttgtttgtatttctgaaAGGTTTACATGAGCACCATGAGATGTGATTCATCTACATATTTATCTCTGAGTTTAATCATCATAACAGAAACACCAGTGTTGGTAACTGGTGACCAGTATGATGGACACTTACAGCGTAACTTCTGCTCCTTGTCACCTTTGACGCTGAACTGGGAGACTCCTTCAATGAACTCtgtcaaagaacaaaaaaaaacatcattaactAAAACTGCAGTTAAAATTAAACTGTTGgtacatataaatgtaattttcccAAAGATCACAGAGatggaaaataatatatatatatatatattacacatTATTGTTATGTAAGTAATTACAAGACCATCAACCATCCAAACAAAGGATGACTTTGCATCTTTGAAGGATATTTTTTCTTGGATCAGGGCACATCGAGAGAAAAACAACTGGTGCAGATGGAAAAAGAGACTGAAAGTATCATAAAAGCTTCCCAAGACCACTGAAGTCCTTAAAATGACTTCATTAGAAATAAAAAGATGTACTTTTTAGGAAATGGGTAAAAGTGCTTTCTAACTTAAACAATGAAACTAATTGATTGTATTTTGCTAAAAGAAAAATTAGCACAATAAGTCTAAAAACTGCAATATGGACAACATCCAAAAACCGAACAATGTGATGACATAATACAGATTACTCTACAAACATTATTTTGCAGCATTTTATTATAATGGAAAGCTGTGAAAAGGTTTTTTGAATTAAACTAATGAGTTGAGTTGAGAGAACTGCAACTGTGACTGATGTTCAGAGAACAAAGTTCatcttaaaggacaagttcacagttttttttttaagtgtgtcttaaaacaacagtcaggtgtccatatgaacagtgaaagaggttttcctcgctgtaatcattcctcctgttcatactggatgttaaaagatccttcaaatgtgttttcaatggaagtgatggaggccaaaatccacagtgtttccacacagtcatttaaaagtctctgtgaagcttctattcagcttcatcagtctgagttagtcatatcaagtggatatctgacacatttacagtctttttagcatcaaattccctctctgtgtttcctcgtACAGTGTTTCCATGTTGAGCTGTGACTTTGATAtaaacatatgtaaaatattgactTGGTTTGAATAGTTTGGACGGTTTAAGCTTCAAGAAAACTTTTAAACATGTTCTCATAGAGGGGATCTTCCcaaaagagaaacatgtttcactgttcatttggtcATCTGGCTTGTTTTAAGCCGTCCTTTAAAGATCTCGACAGCAAAAAGTGATGCTATTGGTTTCCAGAGATTCAACTAAAATGTCTTTAGTATGTTGCATGTTGATCATTTCTTGCTGAAAGACTTGTTTGACACTGTGGAGCATTtattaaatgactgaaattaatgtgtcaaaaacatttcatgcaCAAATTATATGTTGAGTTCAttgagaaaagacaaagacaacagTGTTTTCCCTCAGAAGTTGGTATAAATGACGATGATCGTGCTATTCAAATGTCATTATAATCACTGCTTCCATTTTCTTGgcataaaatgtcagactgtGTGCTTGTTTATGGATTTGCCTGCACGCTGCACTACACTCCTCGTGCAATCAGAGCAgcaataatgaataaataaacagtacAGGGACAGAAgcatgttttcatacagtatttgtaaCACTAACAGGTCATTTTTAAAGACTGACGTCAACAGTAAAAACCTTCTGGTGGTTAAAACAATCCCAGTAAAAATCGATTAAGGAGGGAAAACttgcttttttaatgatgtatttaCCTTTAAAGTCGACTTCCCCATTTCCGTCGGTGTCAAATATATCGATAACTCGCTGCACGAGGGGATTCTGCTGGAGCTCTGGTAAGGACATGAACTCCTCCACGCTCAGAGACCCGGAGTTATCTAGGTCGAGTTTCTTAAATCTCTTTCCTAGCCTCTTAATCTCATCAGCATCAACTGgaatgaaacacagagagagagagagagagagagatagagagagagagagagagagacagagcgtTATTTACAGTCAGAGAGAGATAAACAAACAAGTTTCAGCGAATCAGGAAGAGCTGTTTACTCGGGACAAATGTTGGCCCACCACTGACGTTGAGCCACGCTTGTTCCTGTGAAGTTCAGGCTGCACAGTAGTTAAAAAACAACCTGCTGTCCAGCTTTATTCTACCTTCCTGCCTCTGTACCTGATCTCCAGCTACAGCTCGACCAAACGTACCTGGTTTCTTCTTGGTACTGGCCATGTCTGCTCAGAGCTGCTGGTCCTTCGCTGCACCAGTTAGGCTGAATCTTGTGGTGCCGGACCTCCCCCGGTGCCTCGCCTCTAAGCCCTAACACCGAGTCATGTGACACCTCTTTCAACACTAATCACTCTGCTGATAACCATGAATCGACTGCAGAGAGGAGGCGGGGGGCCATATTATGTTtccagtattattattattattgttggaGTCGTAGACTAAGAGGTAGCAACATATAAGACTTTTTTTACTTTAGATTGTATTATAGTTTTATCactatgtcttgttttgtccgaccaacagtccaaaacccaaaattATATcaatgaaagacaaagaaaagaagcaaattctCATATTTTAAAACTTGGAAACATTTTTACTTCAACAATAACTTTAAATCACTTTTAACATCTCTGACAAGTGATTTACTTTCTATTAACTGATCAATTattcgttgcagctctactaaaAAATAATTAGCATATTCTATATTCTATATCATGGAATATTCCTCCATctcaattatatatatatttagtattgtattactactgtagtgtatattatatatgctgcacatatattttacattattatgcGTATTGTATTCATTATACTTgcgttatactgtatatatacagtatatagttcAAGCATCATGGCTGCTGGAGTTGCACTACAGGATTTTTGGcacaaatattt
Coding sequences within:
- the ppp3r1b gene encoding calcineurin subunit B type 1b, giving the protein MGNEASYALDMCSHFDADEIKRLGKRFKKLDLDNSGSLSVEEFMSLPELQQNPLVQRVIDIFDTDGNGEVDFKEFIEGVSQFSVKGDKEQKLRFAFRIYDMDKDGYISNGELFQVLKMMVGNNLKDTQLQQIVDKTIINADKDGDGRISFEEFCAVVGGLDIHKKMVVDV